The following coding sequences lie in one Parachlamydia acanthamoebae genomic window:
- the def gene encoding peptide deformylase: MLLSLAYYGNPILRKKAIPIERIDDSIRQLATDMIETMHATNGIGLAANQIGQLLSIFVTCVPIAQDDGTWIDGKDRVFINPKILAYSQEFQVFSEGCLSIPKLFSDVARPESIKIQAMDLDGNVFEETMTGYEATNFMHENDHLNGVLFIDRLHRTERKKIEPILQQIKKKYALKK; encoded by the coding sequence ATGTTACTTTCTCTTGCATATTACGGAAATCCGATTCTTCGGAAAAAAGCTATTCCAATTGAAAGAATTGATGATTCAATTCGACAACTAGCAACAGATATGATTGAAACGATGCATGCAACAAACGGCATTGGCTTAGCAGCAAATCAAATCGGTCAATTACTTTCCATCTTTGTCACGTGTGTTCCCATTGCTCAAGATGATGGGACCTGGATCGACGGCAAGGATCGTGTTTTTATTAATCCAAAAATTTTAGCATATAGTCAAGAGTTTCAGGTTTTTTCTGAGGGTTGCCTTTCCATTCCTAAATTATTTTCAGACGTTGCTCGCCCAGAAAGTATTAAAATCCAGGCAATGGATTTAGATGGAAACGTTTTTGAAGAAACAATGACTGGATATGAAGCGACAAATTTCATGCATGAAAATGATCATTTAAACGGTGTTCTTTTTATTGATCGTCTTCATCGCACAGAAAGAAAAAAAATAGAGCCGATACTGCAGCAAATCAAGAAAAAATACGCTCTAAAAAAATAA
- the ileS gene encoding isoleucine--tRNA ligase produces MLEPVGNESFDEREKKVLNFWEKDNIFIRSIQERKEAPLFSFYDGPPFATGLPHYGHLLAGTIKDVVPRYKTMKGFCVPRRFGWDCHGLPIENEIEKSQGLSGAASIEAFGIANFNEECRKIVLRYTEEWKKTVTRMGRWVDFSNTYRTMDVSFMESVWWVFKKLYEKGLVYEGFKVMPFSAKLGTPLSNFEAGENYKDVDDPSLTVAFPLENDPNTSLLIWTTTPWTLVSNLAILVGPEIDYVKIQEHASGKYYILAQPNLPLNFKDEASYSIVQHMKGKELVGLRYVPAFSYFADRAQDGAFRVIEEGSVSTDEGTGLVHCAPAFGEVDFYAAQRAGIELVCPVNTNGLFTSEIPEYEGLFVKDADKDIIRRLKGEGKIFHHGTLHHRYPFCWRSDTPLIYRAMSTWFVAVEKIKDGLLASNREIHWTPDHIKHGRFGKWLEGARDWAISRNRYWGTPIPIWRAEDGELIVIGSIAELEEAIGQKVEDLHRHFIDDLVIERNGKVFKRVTEVFDCWFESGSMPYAQNHYPFENRELFENNFPADFIAEGLDQTRGWFYTLTILSTALFDQPAFKNVIVNGIILAEDGAKMSKRLRNYPDPTTVVEKYGADAVRLYMMHSPAVRADDLCFSEKGVELVLRQILIPMWNAYSFFVTYARIYNWTPSANEDLKPGAVIDQWLLSLLNKLVHQVEEGMDAYDLSAAVEPFVTFVDQLTNWYIRRSRRRFWQEEANEDRHQAFSTLYQTLLTLTKIAAPFIPFLTESMYNNLRREKMPASVHLCDYPVYQKELRNQELEAAMEAVQTVVSLGHGLRKEHKLKVRQPLAAVHIASPDPHVLHFLEDQQHLIAEELNVKNVEFSLNETEWVSLKAKPNFRVLGKKVGKLMKAVQQEIDELTQAQLGDLLEGKSLPITLDGETIFLTGEDVQVERSVHEGMIAANAGTITIALDTVLTEPLLIEGLAREVINKVNTMRREGGFAVTDRICIQLETTDRVKACFIKHGDYIRSEVLAVQVDFLDQVDGQEWDLNGEKAKIYLMKMDQK; encoded by the coding sequence ATGTTAGAACCCGTTGGCAATGAATCTTTTGACGAACGAGAAAAAAAAGTTTTAAATTTTTGGGAGAAGGACAATATTTTTATTCGTTCTATTCAAGAGAGAAAAGAAGCTCCCTTATTTTCATTTTACGATGGCCCTCCTTTTGCAACGGGACTCCCGCACTATGGACACCTTCTCGCAGGAACAATTAAAGACGTCGTTCCCCGCTATAAAACTATGAAAGGCTTTTGCGTTCCACGCCGTTTTGGTTGGGATTGTCACGGACTGCCCATTGAGAATGAGATTGAGAAAAGCCAAGGCCTCTCTGGAGCTGCATCGATCGAAGCTTTTGGAATCGCCAATTTTAATGAAGAATGTCGCAAGATTGTGTTGCGTTATACGGAAGAATGGAAAAAAACGGTTACGCGTATGGGGCGATGGGTAGATTTCTCGAATACTTACCGGACCATGGATGTGTCATTTATGGAATCTGTGTGGTGGGTATTCAAAAAACTTTATGAAAAAGGCCTAGTTTATGAGGGCTTTAAAGTGATGCCTTTCTCAGCAAAGCTAGGCACTCCTTTGTCTAATTTTGAAGCGGGTGAAAATTATAAAGATGTTGATGATCCTTCGTTAACGGTGGCTTTTCCTTTAGAAAATGATCCCAATACCTCCTTATTGATCTGGACGACGACTCCCTGGACGCTGGTTTCCAACTTGGCTATTTTAGTTGGTCCTGAGATTGATTATGTCAAAATTCAAGAACACGCATCAGGCAAATATTACATTTTGGCTCAGCCAAATCTTCCTCTCAATTTTAAAGACGAAGCTAGCTATTCCATTGTGCAACACATGAAAGGGAAAGAGTTGGTTGGTCTCCGCTATGTGCCGGCCTTTTCCTATTTTGCTGATCGGGCTCAGGATGGTGCTTTCCGTGTGATTGAGGAAGGTAGTGTTTCGACTGATGAGGGAACAGGGCTTGTGCATTGTGCTCCAGCTTTTGGCGAAGTGGACTTTTATGCTGCTCAAAGAGCGGGAATTGAACTTGTTTGCCCTGTGAATACCAATGGATTATTTACATCTGAAATCCCCGAATATGAAGGACTTTTTGTTAAGGATGCGGACAAAGATATTATCAGACGTTTAAAAGGGGAAGGAAAAATTTTCCATCATGGGACTCTACATCACCGTTACCCTTTCTGCTGGCGCTCCGATACTCCCTTGATCTATCGTGCGATGAGCACTTGGTTTGTGGCTGTAGAAAAAATTAAAGATGGTCTTTTAGCTTCAAACCGTGAAATTCATTGGACACCTGATCACATTAAGCATGGACGTTTCGGAAAGTGGCTAGAAGGGGCTCGCGATTGGGCCATAAGTCGAAATCGTTACTGGGGAACTCCTATCCCAATTTGGAGAGCAGAAGATGGAGAGTTGATCGTCATCGGTAGCATAGCAGAATTAGAAGAAGCTATCGGTCAAAAAGTAGAAGATCTGCATCGCCATTTTATTGACGATCTTGTCATTGAACGAAATGGAAAAGTTTTTAAACGCGTGACAGAAGTTTTTGACTGCTGGTTTGAATCAGGATCGATGCCCTACGCCCAAAATCATTATCCGTTTGAAAATCGGGAACTTTTTGAAAATAACTTTCCTGCTGACTTTATTGCAGAAGGTCTTGATCAAACAAGAGGATGGTTTTATACCCTTACGATCTTGTCTACAGCCTTATTTGATCAACCTGCTTTTAAAAATGTGATTGTAAACGGAATTATTCTGGCCGAAGATGGAGCGAAGATGTCGAAAAGACTTCGCAATTATCCAGATCCGACAACGGTTGTAGAAAAATATGGAGCGGATGCTGTTCGCCTGTACATGATGCATAGCCCAGCCGTACGTGCAGATGATCTGTGCTTTTCTGAAAAAGGGGTGGAGCTTGTCCTGCGACAAATCCTCATTCCCATGTGGAATGCCTACAGCTTTTTTGTAACTTATGCCCGTATTTACAATTGGACGCCTTCTGCTAATGAAGATTTAAAGCCCGGAGCGGTCATTGATCAATGGTTATTGTCACTCCTCAATAAATTGGTCCATCAAGTGGAAGAGGGAATGGATGCCTATGATTTGAGTGCGGCTGTTGAACCATTCGTAACTTTTGTGGATCAATTGACCAATTGGTATATTCGTCGTTCGAGAAGACGCTTTTGGCAAGAAGAAGCTAATGAAGATCGGCACCAAGCGTTTTCCACACTTTATCAGACTCTATTGACGCTAACAAAAATCGCAGCTCCTTTTATTCCGTTTCTGACAGAGAGCATGTATAACAATTTGCGTCGTGAAAAAATGCCTGCGTCTGTCCATTTGTGCGATTATCCCGTTTATCAAAAAGAACTGCGTAATCAAGAATTGGAAGCTGCAATGGAAGCTGTGCAAACGGTGGTCAGTTTAGGACATGGCTTACGTAAAGAGCATAAATTAAAAGTACGTCAACCATTGGCTGCTGTACACATTGCTTCTCCAGATCCGCATGTTTTGCACTTCTTAGAAGATCAACAACATTTGATTGCAGAAGAGCTCAATGTCAAAAATGTTGAATTCAGCCTGAATGAAACCGAGTGGGTAAGTCTTAAGGCAAAGCCAAACTTTAGGGTTCTTGGGAAAAAGGTGGGCAAGCTAATGAAGGCTGTTCAGCAGGAGATTGATGAATTAACACAGGCTCAACTGGGAGATCTTTTGGAAGGAAAAAGCTTACCTATTACTTTGGATGGAGAAACCATTTTCTTAACAGGTGAGGATGTTCAAGTTGAGCGTTCTGTCCATGAAGGGATGATCGCCGCAAATGCGGGCACTATCACCATTGCTTTAGATACTGTGTTAACGGAACCTTTACTCATTGAAGGATTAGCACGCGAAGTGATCAATAAAGTGAACACTATGCGTCGCGAAGGGGGCTTTGCTGTAACTGATCGTATCTGTATCCAATTAGAAACAACGGATAGAGTCAAAGCATGCTTTATTAAACATGGAGATTACATTCGGAGCGAAGTCTTGGCTGTTCAAGTAGATTTTCTTGATCAAGTGGATGGGCAGGAGTGGGATCTTAATGGGGAAAAAGCAAAGATCTATCTCATGAAGATGGATCAAAAGTAA
- a CDS encoding heavy metal translocating P-type ATPase: MENFSEKDPVCGMTVDQQYAAGQLIHAGKAYLFCSKLCLEKFKQNPEKYLGKTLKSTQAKLYTCPMHPEIEQDHPGSCPICGMALEPKMFTVEEENSELHDMQMRFWISLLFTIPLFLIAMGGMFFSSYFSSWIFRFLQFVLSLPVILWGCWPFFERGWQSFKTWNLNMFSLISLGIGAAFLYSVMALFFPSLFPENLHHHGETPLYFETATTITVLVLLGQVFELRARSKTSRAIQTLLGKAAKTAWLIKDGNETEIPVDDVQKGDILRIKPGDKVPVDGVIIEGKSVFNEAMMTGEPIPVEKSVHDALLAGTINQTGSVLMRAVKIGKETQLAKIVQMVAEAQRSRAPIQSLADQIARYFVPLVILISFLTFICWYTWGPQPAFIYGLLNAVAVLIIACPCALGLATPMSIMVGIGRGAEEGILIRNAAALEKLEKVQTIVVDKTGTLTEGKPLLDQVFAVGAWKERDLLYLVAGLEQNSEHPLAEAIVQGAKRRSIPIAKSDDFVSETGRGIKGKVDASDILVGNLPFLKENSIQNLPLLEELEQRTEGNETLLYVAVDGLAAGLLSVVDPIKSTTQQAVSELHRMGKKIVMLSGDRLKTAKTVADQLNIDVVRAEISPDEKQIYVKNQQSKDNHVAMAGDGINDAPALAAADVGIAMGTGTDVAMESADVTLISGDLLGIAKSIRLSQTIMQNIKQNLFFAFIYNALGIPLAAGILYPFTGWLLNPIVAAFAMSLSSISVIFNALRLNHWK, translated from the coding sequence GTGGAAAATTTTTCAGAGAAAGATCCTGTATGTGGAATGACCGTTGATCAACAGTATGCCGCAGGTCAGTTGATACATGCAGGAAAAGCTTATCTTTTTTGCAGCAAACTTTGCTTGGAAAAATTTAAGCAAAATCCTGAAAAATATCTTGGGAAGACTCTTAAAAGTACTCAAGCCAAACTTTATACATGTCCTATGCATCCAGAAATTGAGCAAGACCATCCAGGTTCTTGTCCTATTTGTGGAATGGCTCTTGAACCTAAAATGTTTACAGTAGAAGAGGAAAATTCAGAATTACACGATATGCAGATGCGATTTTGGATCTCGCTGCTTTTTACGATTCCTCTATTTCTGATTGCCATGGGGGGAATGTTTTTTTCTTCCTATTTTTCGTCATGGATATTTAGATTCCTGCAATTTGTGCTAAGTTTACCCGTTATTCTGTGGGGTTGTTGGCCATTTTTTGAACGAGGTTGGCAATCCTTTAAAACATGGAATCTCAACATGTTTAGCCTAATTTCATTGGGAATTGGGGCTGCATTTTTGTATAGTGTTATGGCTCTATTCTTTCCTTCTCTTTTCCCTGAAAACTTGCATCATCATGGCGAAACTCCCTTATACTTTGAAACAGCAACCACAATCACTGTTCTTGTTTTGTTAGGTCAAGTTTTTGAATTAAGAGCACGTAGTAAAACAAGCCGGGCGATTCAAACGCTCTTAGGCAAAGCAGCTAAGACGGCTTGGTTGATAAAAGATGGGAATGAAACTGAAATTCCAGTTGATGATGTTCAAAAGGGGGACATTCTCAGGATCAAGCCAGGTGATAAAGTACCGGTAGATGGCGTGATTATTGAGGGAAAAAGTGTTTTTAATGAGGCGATGATGACGGGAGAGCCAATTCCAGTGGAAAAAAGCGTGCACGATGCCTTGCTTGCTGGAACAATAAATCAAACGGGAAGCGTATTGATGCGTGCAGTCAAAATTGGAAAAGAGACTCAGCTTGCAAAAATTGTGCAGATGGTTGCGGAAGCTCAAAGGAGTCGAGCTCCGATTCAAAGCTTGGCAGATCAAATTGCAAGATATTTTGTCCCTCTTGTCATTTTGATCTCTTTTTTAACATTTATATGTTGGTATACATGGGGACCTCAGCCTGCTTTTATTTACGGATTATTGAATGCCGTTGCCGTGCTGATTATTGCCTGCCCCTGTGCACTTGGACTTGCGACTCCCATGTCCATTATGGTTGGAATTGGACGAGGAGCCGAAGAGGGCATCTTAATTAGAAATGCTGCAGCTTTAGAAAAACTTGAAAAGGTGCAAACTATTGTCGTTGATAAAACAGGAACCTTGACTGAAGGCAAACCTTTATTGGATCAGGTTTTTGCTGTAGGTGCCTGGAAGGAAAGAGATTTGCTTTATTTGGTGGCAGGCCTTGAACAAAATAGTGAACATCCTCTTGCTGAAGCCATCGTTCAAGGTGCTAAAAGACGTTCTATTCCAATAGCTAAATCAGACGATTTTGTTTCAGAGACTGGTCGCGGGATAAAAGGAAAAGTGGATGCAAGCGATATTCTGGTGGGGAATCTTCCTTTTTTGAAAGAAAACTCTATCCAAAATTTGCCATTACTTGAAGAACTTGAGCAGAGGACAGAGGGAAATGAAACGTTATTATATGTGGCTGTAGATGGATTAGCCGCGGGTTTGCTTTCTGTGGTCGATCCAATTAAATCCACTACGCAACAAGCCGTTTCAGAATTGCATCGCATGGGGAAGAAAATTGTCATGCTATCAGGAGATCGTCTAAAAACGGCTAAAACGGTGGCTGATCAACTGAACATAGATGTTGTTCGGGCCGAGATTTCACCAGATGAAAAACAAATCTATGTAAAAAACCAGCAAAGCAAAGATAACCATGTAGCCATGGCTGGAGATGGAATTAATGATGCTCCGGCTTTGGCGGCAGCTGATGTGGGAATTGCGATGGGGACTGGCACAGATGTCGCGATGGAAAGCGCAGATGTGACTTTGATTTCAGGCGATCTACTTGGCATTGCAAAATCCATTAGACTGAGCCAAACAATCATGCAAAACATTAAGCAAAATCTATTTTTCGCTTTTATATATAATGCTTTAGGAATTCCTTTAGCTGCAGGAATCTTATACCCATTTACTGGGTGGTTGCTTAATCCCATTGTTGCGGCATTTGCCATGAGTTTAAGTTCTATTTCTGTGATTTTCAATGCTTTAAGATTAAATCACTGGAAATAA
- a CDS encoding protein kinase domain-containing protein — protein sequence MNLSKTQKNNLIYQLLKALKHLYAKGYYVHRDIKEHNILWKKDEKDR from the coding sequence ATAAATTTATCTAAAACTCAAAAAAATAACCTTATTTATCAATTGCTAAAAGCCTTAAAGCATCTGTATGCTAAAGGTTATTATGTGCACCGAGATATTAAAGAACACAACATTTTATGGAAAAAAGATGAAAAAGATCGTTAA
- a CDS encoding protein kinase domain-containing protein: MNYSSQLSLSSLSLTTTNHQDLESKSKISIDKILIDLKPLKINNEKIIRCFANLEKYRNMYAEALKEKGIDYFEVKNINPFKFVTRLKNDNIYYYLDLNVKLGDGTAKTVKSYYDCQKNTFVALAFINFQPEEEEACLKKIQKEYKISRKFNPILNQSIVKTRFLLKGSNHFVIGAEKCDAPLTKLFTYELPENVKDSVMQQILGILSKLHEAGYAHRDIKEDNILFKVEGDEIVIKIADFGFACKKDWKPKYAWRGSPRYTAPEVGRIKEMGKEEFFSQADLTKMDMWAAGLVCYRLFKETWPPYFLASKNLKECLDNAFNLTHIPGLNPNDPRENLISKMLEIDPAQRITAAGALEAAKELNS, translated from the coding sequence ATGAATTACTCGTCACAATTAAGTTTATCGTCACTAAGTTTAACTACTACTAATCATCAAGATTTAGAATCTAAATCAAAGATCTCCATAGATAAAATCTTAATAGATTTAAAACCTTTAAAAATAAATAATGAAAAAATTATCAGATGTTTTGCTAATCTTGAAAAATATAGAAACATGTATGCCGAAGCTTTAAAAGAAAAAGGCATTGATTATTTTGAAGTTAAAAACATAAACCCTTTCAAATTTGTAACAAGACTAAAAAATGATAATATCTATTACTATCTTGATTTAAATGTTAAGCTAGGAGATGGCACTGCCAAAACCGTAAAAAGTTATTATGATTGCCAGAAAAATACTTTCGTGGCTTTAGCTTTTATTAATTTTCAGCCCGAAGAAGAAGAAGCATGCTTAAAAAAAATTCAAAAAGAATATAAAATATCTAGAAAATTTAATCCTATTCTTAATCAATCTATTGTAAAAACACGCTTTCTTCTCAAAGGATCCAATCATTTTGTCATTGGGGCTGAAAAATGTGATGCCCCTTTAACAAAGCTATTCACTTATGAATTACCTGAAAATGTAAAAGATTCGGTTATGCAGCAAATTCTGGGCATTTTGAGCAAACTGCATGAAGCTGGATACGCCCATCGTGATATTAAAGAAGACAATATTCTTTTTAAAGTTGAGGGTGATGAAATTGTGATAAAAATCGCAGATTTTGGCTTTGCTTGCAAAAAGGATTGGAAGCCTAAATATGCATGGAGAGGAAGCCCTCGATATACTGCCCCTGAAGTAGGTCGAATAAAAGAAATGGGGAAAGAAGAGTTTTTTAGCCAAGCAGATTTAACTAAAATGGACATGTGGGCAGCTGGTTTAGTCTGTTACCGCTTATTTAAAGAAACTTGGCCTCCTTATTTCTTAGCTTCTAAAAATCTCAAAGAGTGCTTGGACAATGCCTTCAATCTCACACACATCCCAGGCCTCAATCCTAATGACCCGCGTGAAAATCTGATCTCAAAAATGTTGGAGATAGATCCAGCTCAACGTATCACCGCAGCTGGTGCGTTAGAAGCAGCTAAGGAATTAAATTCGTAA
- a CDS encoding magnesium transporter gives MYEAFDIEHLKELIRLHNQPEIEQTIKTCLPADLADLLSDLSEKDQKYFFEILPSDVATKVFEFLDPSTQLEILKLLSASEVSNLLNAIAPDDRTAFLEKLPPKSLNEYLRLLSPPEQSVALKLLGYPENSVGRLMTPDFLAVRKEWSVKQVLDYIRAYGHDSETINLIYVVDEKGKLLDDIKIKEFLFVSPTYKVSDLMDNSFIALNVTDDQEVAVNSFKKNNRGALPVIDSHGILKGIVTIDDVLFVAEEEDTEDIQKIGGVEALEDPYMESPLLLLIRKRAFWLVILFVGELFTASAMAFFEEDIAKAHVNPTTSGQQELHRTHAIKLKETWKQLAKFIALTEFNDVKPVNIPLVPEKKGFEDPSRIALVDLEHMESAVDGFCGSYNKSNGLLSCIPAEQIKDIVKEANKHGITLSKKLVRAIEKDRLQEIEHHKKVREFHEKKGI, from the coding sequence ATGTACGAAGCATTTGATATTGAGCATCTTAAGGAATTAATTCGTTTGCACAATCAACCCGAGATTGAGCAAACGATTAAAACCTGCCTGCCAGCTGATTTAGCAGATCTCCTCTCCGACCTATCCGAAAAAGATCAAAAATACTTCTTTGAGATACTTCCTTCAGATGTTGCCACAAAAGTTTTTGAATTTTTAGACCCTTCAACTCAGTTAGAAATTTTGAAACTTCTCTCTGCATCAGAAGTTTCAAATCTGTTAAATGCGATCGCACCTGATGATCGCACGGCCTTTTTAGAGAAACTCCCCCCCAAATCGTTGAATGAATATCTAAGACTTCTTTCCCCTCCCGAACAAAGCGTTGCACTGAAATTGCTTGGCTACCCAGAAAATAGCGTAGGGCGTTTAATGACACCCGACTTTCTTGCTGTCAGAAAAGAATGGTCCGTAAAACAAGTCTTGGACTACATCAGAGCTTATGGACATGACAGTGAAACAATCAATCTCATTTATGTCGTTGATGAAAAAGGTAAATTGCTGGATGACATCAAAATTAAAGAGTTTTTGTTCGTTTCGCCTACCTATAAGGTGAGCGATTTAATGGATAATTCATTTATTGCACTTAATGTCACTGACGACCAAGAAGTTGCAGTTAATAGCTTTAAAAAAAACAATCGCGGGGCCTTACCTGTTATTGATTCTCACGGCATTTTAAAAGGAATTGTAACGATTGATGACGTTCTCTTCGTTGCAGAAGAAGAGGATACGGAAGATATTCAAAAAATTGGAGGTGTGGAAGCCTTAGAAGATCCATACATGGAGTCCCCCCTTTTGCTGCTCATCAGAAAAAGAGCCTTTTGGCTCGTTATATTATTTGTAGGAGAACTTTTTACGGCATCAGCCATGGCATTTTTTGAAGAAGACATTGCAAAAGCACATGTTAACCCAACAACAAGTGGGCAACAGGAGCTCCACCGCACACACGCAATAAAGTTAAAAGAGACATGGAAACAACTGGCTAAATTTATTGCACTCACAGAATTTAATGATGTAAAACCAGTAAACATTCCTCTTGTACCTGAAAAAAAAGGGTTTGAAGATCCTAGTCGAATCGCTCTTGTTGATCTTGAACATATGGAAAGCGCCGTTGATGGATTTTGCGGAAGCTACAATAAAAGCAATGGCTTGCTAAGCTGCATACCCGCAGAACAGATCAAAGATATTGTGAAAGAGGCAAACAAGCACGGGATAACGCTCAGCAAAAAGCTGGTACGAGCTATTGAAAAAGATCGTTTGCAAGAGATTGAGCATCACAAAAAAGTCCGTGAATTTCATGAGAAAAAAGGCATTTAA
- a CDS encoding U-box domain-containing protein, with product MEAPSSSYATTSNFSVNPSLIESVIIEPPQDDSHLVELEIWGKGCIKKEMRCDELSSILNIIPHEKIKFLRESSICRTCFCWDFTLVSNDHPARQISTIFSRERDSRNCSETFKECLALIKSKLSQLECVPKCFIVIPSIVNDRFEEMYRYFEEAGIDMIKKEPNQREFLFNYENVSKHDVFCRIEIEEKGEWTNEFLFQFLKIENKRIVTFAFFEPKKAPHKDNCDNWSVNLFNSLEPKQFYLNILKGICVAVGLHILPGHFMMDLEKKWEERIGKLIERIEKPPIVRILSKKWPNVSTLNLSALDRPREFVEGEVQAISSHSDEAENEMARSWMCERKTPRADPLPHSVAFEQMLVYLNSQKNDRSDIFVNVVDPRGGDFDLDSEAYGIVGELRMAGCLHNTQKEKPSTATIVVYTKTYHEKRAHLKEIRCHQDLLDDAKKTTVFLLQKCIVLPSEIKELKDRGARILDLSDAGSPRLYWDKLKLFAKIMGVHKTKVNLDSGEQSFMRHLKSEYKRFIGSDRLPTPAQKAYKECLSLIKDEVFEYQKKCFVLDSCGETVDVEASALHKDLKSAGILPLRHKANPQLCLQTSKLLTLAITTEADAIIVVLSKLYFEAREINRELRIAEDIISSEFQKNLEKVTVFKKEKLEEPIPIFKGYYSIIEKTKKDPQLYWEKLERIVHIAGISQKEITRNGVCIKFIDFLKKEWERKLNPSIPQKEIYVSHEVENEACIAPTFKQEDMTCPITHDYMTDPVTASDGCTYEREAIEKWYKLDGSSPITRKKLTGVFVPHESLRASIKDHLSQSYSE from the coding sequence ATGGAAGCACCATCATCCTCTTACGCTACGACATCGAATTTCAGCGTGAATCCTTCGCTCATTGAATCTGTCATAATAGAACCTCCTCAAGATGATTCTCACTTAGTAGAATTGGAGATTTGGGGCAAAGGATGTATAAAAAAAGAAATGAGATGTGATGAGCTTAGCTCCATTCTGAACATTATACCTCATGAAAAAATCAAATTTCTTCGTGAATCTTCCATCTGTCGTACATGTTTTTGTTGGGATTTTACATTGGTAAGTAATGATCATCCCGCCAGACAAATTTCAACCATTTTTTCTCGTGAGAGGGATTCTAGAAATTGCAGTGAAACATTCAAAGAGTGTTTGGCCCTTATTAAGAGCAAACTCTCCCAACTTGAATGTGTGCCTAAATGTTTTATTGTGATTCCGAGTATTGTTAATGATCGTTTTGAAGAGATGTACCGCTATTTTGAAGAAGCGGGAATAGATATGATTAAAAAAGAGCCCAATCAGCGTGAATTTCTTTTTAATTATGAAAATGTAAGTAAACATGATGTTTTTTGCCGTATAGAGATCGAGGAGAAGGGGGAATGGACAAACGAATTTTTATTTCAATTTTTAAAAATTGAAAACAAAAGAATTGTCACATTTGCTTTTTTTGAACCCAAAAAGGCACCCCATAAAGATAATTGCGACAATTGGTCTGTTAATTTATTCAATTCTTTGGAACCAAAACAATTTTATTTAAATATTCTGAAGGGGATTTGTGTTGCTGTGGGTTTGCACATTCTCCCTGGTCATTTTATGATGGATTTGGAAAAAAAATGGGAAGAAAGAATAGGAAAACTTATTGAGAGAATAGAGAAACCACCTATTGTTAGAATCCTTTCAAAAAAATGGCCAAACGTATCGACTCTTAACCTTTCAGCATTAGATAGACCAAGGGAATTTGTGGAAGGGGAAGTTCAGGCTATTTCTTCTCATTCAGATGAAGCTGAAAATGAAATGGCCCGTTCATGGATGTGTGAAAGAAAAACACCACGAGCTGATCCTTTGCCACATTCTGTAGCATTTGAACAAATGCTGGTATACCTTAATAGTCAAAAAAACGATCGATCTGACATATTCGTAAACGTTGTCGACCCAAGAGGAGGAGACTTTGATCTGGATAGTGAAGCCTACGGCATTGTAGGTGAATTAAGAATGGCTGGTTGTTTGCACAACACACAAAAAGAAAAACCGAGTACAGCTACAATTGTTGTTTATACAAAAACTTATCATGAAAAAAGAGCACACCTTAAAGAAATTAGGTGTCATCAAGACTTATTAGATGATGCAAAAAAAACAACCGTTTTTCTTCTTCAAAAGTGTATCGTTTTGCCTTCAGAAATAAAGGAATTGAAAGATAGAGGTGCGCGTATTCTTGATTTAAGTGATGCAGGATCGCCGAGGCTTTATTGGGATAAGCTTAAGCTATTTGCTAAAATTATGGGCGTGCATAAAACTAAAGTAAATCTGGATAGCGGGGAACAGAGTTTTATGCGTCATTTAAAAAGTGAATATAAGCGATTTATTGGAAGTGACCGCCTTCCTACTCCTGCACAAAAAGCCTACAAAGAATGCCTGTCTTTGATTAAAGATGAAGTGTTTGAATATCAAAAAAAATGCTTCGTTTTAGACTCATGTGGCGAAACTGTAGATGTAGAAGCATCTGCTCTTCACAAAGATCTTAAATCAGCAGGTATTTTGCCTCTTCGTCATAAGGCGAATCCACAATTATGTCTTCAAACCAGTAAATTATTGACTTTAGCCATTACAACAGAGGCCGATGCCATTATAGTTGTACTTTCAAAATTATATTTCGAAGCGCGTGAAATTAACCGTGAACTCAGAATCGCAGAGGATATAATTTCCTCAGAATTTCAAAAAAATCTAGAGAAAGTAACGGTTTTTAAAAAGGAAAAATTAGAAGAACCAATTCCCATTTTTAAAGGGTACTATTCCATTATAGAGAAAACTAAAAAAGATCCCCAATTGTATTGGGAAAAGCTAGAAAGAATCGTGCATATTGCCGGAATTAGCCAAAAAGAAATCACTAGAAATGGGGTATGCATAAAATTTATCGATTTTTTAAAGAAAGAATGGGAGAGAAAGCTTAATCCTTCCATCCCTCAAAAAGAGATATATGTTTCCCATGAGGTGGAGAACGAAGCGTGTATAGCACCTACTTTTAAGCAGGAAGATATGACATGCCCAATTACACATGATTATATGACAGATCCTGTTACGGCTAGCGATGGATGCACTTATGAGCGTGAAGCTATCGAGAAATGGTATAAGCTAGATGGGTCGTCACCTATAACCCGAAAAAAATTAACGGGTGTTTTCGTTCCACATGAATCTCTTAGAGCATCGATTAAAGATCACTTAAGTCAATCTTACTCGGAATAA